A genomic stretch from Desulfolutivibrio sulfodismutans DSM 3696 includes:
- a CDS encoding ABC transporter ATP-binding protein has product MFLELRALCKRYGRAAAVDRLDLSVGKGEFVCILGPSGCGKTTTIGMVGGFVAPTRGRILLDGEDVTGLPPNVRPTCTVFQNYALFPHMNVLKNVVYGLKFRNVTGRKALRAGEAMLDMMGLSGLGERRVTDLSGGEQQRVALARALVLKPKVLLLDEPLSNLDARLRFTLRKEIRDLQTRLGITMLYVTHDQEEALGLADRMVVMNVGHIEQIGAPEEVYARPATPFVARFLGRANLLCGEEGRLLLVRPEDMLLSRQVGRYRGTVVHRQFSGPLTTYFVEVGLPRPLEADMLSNLDERYAVGEAVYADWRRDLSLSDG; this is encoded by the coding sequence ATGTTCCTGGAACTCCGGGCGCTGTGCAAGCGGTACGGCCGGGCCGCCGCCGTGGACCGGCTGGATCTGTCTGTCGGCAAGGGCGAATTCGTGTGCATTCTCGGCCCAAGCGGCTGCGGCAAGACCACCACCATCGGCATGGTGGGCGGCTTTGTCGCCCCCACCCGGGGCCGTATCCTGCTGGACGGCGAGGACGTGACCGGACTGCCCCCCAACGTGCGGCCCACCTGTACCGTGTTTCAGAACTACGCCCTGTTCCCGCACATGAATGTGCTCAAAAATGTGGTCTACGGCCTCAAGTTCCGCAACGTCACGGGCAGGAAGGCCCTCCGGGCCGGAGAGGCCATGCTGGACATGATGGGGCTGTCCGGTCTGGGCGAACGCCGGGTGACCGACTTAAGCGGCGGCGAGCAGCAACGCGTGGCCTTGGCCCGGGCGCTTGTCCTGAAGCCCAAGGTGCTTCTTCTGGACGAACCCCTGAGCAACCTGGACGCACGGCTGCGCTTCACCTTGCGCAAGGAGATACGGGATCTGCAGACGCGGCTGGGCATCACCATGCTCTACGTCACCCACGACCAGGAGGAGGCCCTGGGGTTGGCCGACCGTATGGTGGTCATGAACGTCGGCCACATCGAACAGATCGGCGCGCCCGAGGAGGTATACGCCCGTCCGGCCACGCCTTTCGTGGCCCGGTTCCTCGGCCGGGCCAACCTCCTGTGCGGGGAGGAGGGTCGGCTGCTGCTGGTGCGGCCCGAGGACATGCTCCTCTCCCGCCAGGTCGGCCGCTATCGCGGAACCGTGGTTCATCGCCAGTTCAGCGGTCCCCTCACCACCTATTTCGTGGAGGTCGGCCTTCCGCGTCCCCTGGAGGCGGACATGCTCAGCAATTTGGACGAGCGGTACGCTGTGGGCGAGGCGGTGTATGCGGACTGGCGTCGAGACCTGAGCCTCAGCGACGGGTGA
- a CDS encoding ABC transporter substrate-binding protein, with the protein MKRNGFGRLVVLLAGVMALFSSQALLAAGTELNVIAAYNAKQDIFDAFSKATGIKVNQLDMSSGEVLARMRAEKGRPLADVWFGGGVDAFIAAKKDGLLEPYVSPQAANIDAKYKDAEGYWTGISLVTVDFVVNTQILKERGIPIPETWEALTAPAFKGEISMSDPSISGTAYFTLYSLLAARGKEKGWEFFAKLAENIPFYAKRGSEPPQRAAMGESLVGLAPGLWPELQAQGYPIQYVFPKDGIPWWPAPVAIFKDAEHMEAAKALVDWALSKEGQEVLKTKDPRFPTRADVAPPEALAGVDTTTFIPMDFLTAGAERAEVLKTWQERFAK; encoded by the coding sequence ATGAAACGCAACGGCTTCGGGAGACTTGTGGTGCTGCTGGCCGGGGTCATGGCCTTGTTTTCCTCTCAGGCGCTTTTGGCGGCGGGCACGGAACTCAACGTCATCGCCGCCTACAACGCCAAACAGGACATTTTCGACGCCTTCAGCAAGGCCACGGGCATCAAGGTGAACCAGCTGGATATGTCCTCGGGCGAGGTGCTGGCCCGCATGCGGGCCGAGAAGGGCCGCCCCCTGGCCGACGTCTGGTTCGGCGGCGGCGTGGACGCCTTCATCGCCGCCAAAAAAGACGGCTTGCTCGAACCCTACGTCTCGCCCCAGGCCGCGAACATCGATGCGAAATACAAGGACGCCGAAGGATACTGGACGGGCATTTCCCTGGTCACGGTGGATTTTGTGGTCAACACGCAGATACTGAAGGAGCGGGGCATCCCCATCCCCGAGACCTGGGAGGCGCTGACCGCGCCAGCGTTCAAGGGGGAGATCTCCATGTCCGATCCGTCCATATCCGGCACGGCCTATTTCACGCTCTACAGCCTGCTGGCGGCCAGGGGAAAGGAAAAGGGCTGGGAATTTTTCGCAAAACTGGCCGAGAACATCCCCTTTTACGCCAAGCGCGGCTCCGAACCGCCCCAGCGCGCGGCCATGGGCGAGTCGCTGGTGGGCCTGGCGCCGGGACTGTGGCCTGAATTGCAGGCCCAGGGCTACCCCATCCAGTACGTCTTTCCCAAGGATGGCATTCCTTGGTGGCCCGCCCCGGTGGCCATCTTCAAGGACGCCGAGCACATGGAGGCGGCCAAGGCCCTGGTGGACTGGGCGCTTTCCAAGGAAGGGCAGGAAGTGCTCAAGACCAAGGATCCGCGCTTTCCCACCCGGGCCGACGTGGCCCCGCCCGAGGCCCTGGCCGGGGTCGACACCACAACCTTCATCCCCATGGACTTCCTCACGGCGGGCGCTGAGCGGGCCGAGGTGCTCAAGACGTGGCAGGAACGGTTCGCCAAATAG
- a CDS encoding DUF6861 domain-containing protein: protein MTLYKSRLSFVIYVLLVPIVLFGCGSRYGKQITTVKYYQECYRPIDDLRKAEKQFATTVAGSMVAGVVVGALAGVILSGGKPQGAVAGALAGGLAGTVAGYAMAKQMQIKDDNERMSSYLADLDGDISGLDRVTAAAQVARNCYDQQFYAAVESFKEGKMTRAELDERYLEIKNGSTEAGMILGNVIQGATKKDQQYQEAIKSEAEQAKRQVPEPVLTRQAASPVMVAELPEEDEEEKDELPTPRSKYRSVSSAPQSGSADQTASLEERFRKKLGLYGQSSPGKSSVDVASAETPVKTGGKKSKTSSKPAKSAAAPASSAPAESGKIQVADTGDKLTDMSTRKAKFAESVKGAVEEKAEIEKAEAERQKTLAQLLG, encoded by the coding sequence ATGACGCTGTACAAAAGTAGACTTTCGTTTGTAATCTATGTTTTGCTTGTACCAATTGTGTTATTCGGATGCGGGAGCAGGTATGGAAAACAAATTACGACCGTAAAGTACTACCAGGAATGCTACAGGCCCATAGACGATCTGCGCAAGGCAGAAAAGCAGTTCGCAACGACCGTGGCTGGTTCCATGGTCGCCGGTGTTGTCGTGGGCGCCCTGGCGGGCGTGATATTGTCCGGCGGCAAACCCCAGGGGGCCGTGGCTGGGGCTTTGGCCGGCGGTCTGGCGGGAACGGTCGCCGGGTACGCCATGGCCAAGCAGATGCAAATCAAGGACGATAACGAACGCATGTCCAGCTACTTGGCCGATCTTGATGGCGATATCTCCGGCCTGGACCGCGTGACCGCCGCCGCCCAGGTGGCCAGAAATTGTTACGATCAGCAGTTTTACGCAGCGGTGGAATCCTTCAAGGAAGGGAAAATGACCCGGGCGGAGCTCGACGAACGGTATCTGGAAATCAAAAACGGGAGCACCGAGGCCGGCATGATCCTGGGGAACGTCATCCAGGGGGCCACCAAAAAAGATCAGCAGTATCAAGAGGCCATCAAGAGCGAGGCCGAGCAGGCCAAGCGACAGGTTCCGGAACCGGTCCTGACACGGCAGGCGGCTAGTCCTGTCATGGTGGCCGAGCTGCCGGAGGAGGATGAGGAGGAAAAAGATGAGCTGCCCACACCGCGGTCCAAATACCGTTCCGTTTCCTCAGCCCCGCAGTCCGGATCGGCGGATCAGACGGCCTCGCTGGAGGAACGGTTCCGAAAAAAACTGGGTTTGTACGGACAATCCTCTCCGGGCAAGTCATCCGTTGACGTGGCCAGCGCCGAAACGCCCGTTAAGACCGGCGGCAAGAAATCCAAGACTTCATCGAAGCCCGCGAAGTCGGCGGCCGCTCCCGCGAGCAGCGCTCCTGCCGAATCCGGCAAGATTCAGGTCGCCGACACGGGTGACAAGCTGACCGACATGAGCACCCGCAAGGCCAAGTTCGCCGAGAGCGTCAAGGGCGCCGTGGAGGAGAAAGCGGAGATCGAAAAAGCCGAGGCCGAACGTCAGAAAACGTTGGCCCAGTTGCTTGGATAG
- a CDS encoding CHAT domain-containing protein, giving the protein MRIAHGHVTRALCLTMMSLFVLCGPGMAEKSIPEADALNARALKLNDTGNHAEAIRIEKIALEMYRTRFGLEHRFTATALCNLAKFYTDNTEFEKALPLFEQSLSINEAVLGREHIDTARVLSFMADYYADIFLYDKALYYAEKALLIRKKHLGELHDDVSYSHDLLAHVLEESGKFSQAREEYEKALSVTERMHGRESSRTITCLNNMAQCYGYTGDYDTSLNIYERALRTAEIIHGHETVNVANILGNMANVYAYLQIYDKAIALNERELAIKEKARGGDHRDLMFALSRLADIYKEMGEFSKSFEYYERNLRILTSRYGAWSIYVTGVFNEMSILYSIVGDYEMAIRFAMHAQQNRELLYGKDSPKTRSKLWLLGNIYLKMKDYQKAALYIEQGDNKFSLVNLYAATGKHEKALAILDEMPVQYNAPLRFRIWHSTQKGVALVGLGRRAEGIEHLARAVEDIEELRTRVVADRKGFFEAGEEIPHIQAYRELIRVLVETPPGDAAVPEACRKYGTTPWDAAFNLSEAIKARVLLESMARTAKEVVFPEIPQDLRERERRLTSQLRQMNSNLEVRYRQDQGASEEMDARRVQLTRELDQLVEELRAKSPRYAILNYPAPVRTRDLPLDQDELLLEYSLGETGTTLFLVGGGGVEKVLHIPVGRAGLEQKVAAFMEPLVQRQGDGFSPAAGKELYDLLLRDAVAYAGMSREMVIVPDGILGVVPFEVLVESVAGEAVRYAGDTRSFRYFQSASVLTFERTMQGKPAPRPLFAIGNPVFSEADARYQAANPGVAANGSAAAGKRSGYRALASNRQWGSVTRQAEGGGDEIRYDPLPETEDEVKSISAILGVTPRPPDVLLNLEASESRLMMTDLGSYRFLHFATHSDLPGKVQGVNEPFILLGQVDKQGTDDGFLTMSKVLGLTLRADMVVLSACVTGRGKVMEGEGVMHFARAFQHAGAKSVLVSLWEVASDATVEFMRVFYGHIKAGDSRSQALRKTRSEIKDRYPNPFFWAPFVLHGEG; this is encoded by the coding sequence ATGCGCATAGCCCATGGCCATGTGACACGTGCGCTGTGTCTGACGATGATGAGCCTGTTTGTCTTGTGCGGACCGGGCATGGCGGAGAAAAGCATCCCCGAGGCGGATGCCCTCAACGCCAGGGCCTTGAAGCTCAATGACACGGGAAATCATGCCGAAGCCATACGGATTGAAAAGATCGCACTGGAGATGTATAGGACAAGATTCGGACTTGAACATCGGTTTACGGCAACGGCATTGTGCAACCTGGCAAAGTTCTATACGGACAACACGGAGTTTGAAAAAGCTCTCCCACTTTTCGAACAGTCTCTAAGCATCAACGAAGCAGTTCTCGGGAGGGAGCATATTGATACGGCGAGAGTTCTTTCCTTCATGGCAGATTATTATGCCGATATTTTTTTGTACGACAAGGCATTGTACTATGCAGAAAAAGCCCTGTTGATCAGGAAAAAGCATCTTGGAGAGTTACATGACGACGTTTCATACAGCCATGATCTCTTGGCGCATGTTCTAGAGGAGAGTGGAAAATTTTCCCAGGCCAGAGAGGAATATGAAAAAGCTCTCTCTGTAACAGAAAGAATGCATGGAAGAGAAAGCAGTAGAACAATTACGTGCCTTAACAATATGGCGCAATGTTATGGGTACACCGGAGACTACGACACATCATTGAATATATACGAACGTGCGTTGCGTACCGCTGAGATTATACATGGCCATGAGACGGTGAATGTGGCGAATATCCTTGGAAACATGGCGAATGTATATGCATATCTCCAAATATACGACAAAGCCATAGCCCTGAATGAACGGGAACTTGCAATAAAAGAAAAGGCGCGTGGCGGCGACCATCGCGACCTGATGTTTGCGCTTTCGCGACTGGCGGATATTTATAAGGAAATGGGAGAATTTTCCAAATCTTTTGAATACTACGAACGAAATTTGCGCATTTTGACCTCGCGCTATGGCGCATGGAGCATTTATGTAACAGGGGTATTCAATGAAATGTCAATATTGTACAGTATCGTTGGGGATTATGAAATGGCGATTCGATTTGCCATGCATGCACAGCAGAACAGGGAGCTTCTCTACGGGAAAGACTCTCCAAAAACCCGGTCAAAGCTATGGCTGCTCGGCAATATATATCTCAAGATGAAAGACTACCAGAAGGCTGCACTTTATATTGAACAAGGAGACAACAAATTCAGCCTGGTGAATCTGTATGCGGCTACCGGAAAACATGAAAAGGCCCTGGCCATTCTGGATGAAATGCCGGTGCAGTACAATGCCCCTTTGCGGTTTCGCATCTGGCATTCTACCCAGAAAGGCGTGGCGCTTGTGGGGCTGGGACGACGCGCCGAGGGCATCGAACATCTGGCGCGGGCTGTGGAGGACATTGAGGAGCTGCGGACCCGGGTCGTGGCGGATCGCAAGGGGTTTTTCGAGGCGGGGGAGGAGATCCCCCATATCCAGGCCTATCGCGAGCTAATCCGCGTCCTGGTCGAAACGCCCCCGGGGGACGCCGCCGTCCCGGAGGCATGCCGGAAATACGGTACGACTCCCTGGGATGCCGCCTTCAACCTTTCCGAGGCCATCAAGGCCAGGGTGCTGCTCGAATCCATGGCCCGGACGGCAAAAGAGGTCGTTTTCCCCGAGATTCCGCAGGATCTGCGCGAGCGGGAGCGACGTCTGACCAGCCAGTTACGCCAGATGAACAGCAACCTGGAGGTGCGGTACCGCCAGGACCAGGGCGCGTCCGAGGAAATGGACGCCCGGCGGGTCCAACTGACCCGGGAACTGGACCAGCTTGTGGAAGAGCTCCGCGCAAAAAGCCCCCGCTATGCCATCCTGAACTATCCGGCCCCGGTTCGGACCCGGGATCTCCCCCTGGACCAGGACGAGCTGCTGCTTGAATATTCCCTCGGCGAGACAGGGACGACCCTGTTTCTTGTGGGCGGCGGCGGAGTCGAGAAGGTGCTGCATATCCCCGTGGGCAGAGCCGGGCTGGAGCAAAAGGTCGCGGCGTTCATGGAGCCCCTGGTGCAGCGACAGGGCGACGGTTTTTCCCCGGCGGCCGGGAAGGAGCTGTACGATCTGCTGTTGCGGGACGCTGTCGCGTATGCCGGAATGAGCCGGGAGATGGTGATCGTCCCCGACGGCATCCTGGGGGTGGTTCCCTTCGAGGTGCTTGTCGAGTCCGTCGCGGGCGAGGCGGTCCGGTATGCGGGGGATACGCGCTCTTTCCGATACTTTCAGTCCGCAAGCGTGCTCACCTTCGAGCGCACCATGCAGGGAAAACCCGCCCCGAGGCCGCTTTTCGCCATCGGAAACCCTGTTTTCAGCGAAGCGGACGCGCGATATCAGGCTGCCAACCCCGGAGTGGCGGCCAACGGTTCCGCCGCAGCCGGAAAAAGGAGTGGATATCGAGCTCTGGCTTCCAACCGGCAATGGGGCAGCGTGACCCGGCAGGCCGAGGGCGGCGGCGATGAGATCCGCTACGACCCCCTGCCGGAGACGGAGGACGAGGTGAAGTCCATCTCAGCCATTCTGGGTGTTACCCCGCGGCCGCCGGACGTGCTGCTGAACCTGGAGGCCTCCGAGTCCCGGCTCATGATGACGGATCTTGGCAGCTACAGGTTTTTGCATTTCGCAACCCATTCCGATCTGCCGGGAAAGGTGCAGGGGGTGAACGAGCCGTTCATCCTGCTCGGGCAGGTCGACAAACAAGGAACGGACGACGGCTTTCTGACCATGAGCAAGGTGCTCGGCCTCACGTTGCGGGCGGACATGGTCGTCTTGTCGGCTTGCGTGACCGGGCGGGGGAAGGTCATGGAGGGGGAAGGCGTCATGCACTTCGCCCGCGCCTTCCAGCATGCCGGGGCGAAAAGTGTTCTGGTGAGCCTGTGGGAGGTGGCCTCCGACGCCACGGTGGAGTTCATGAGGGTGTTTTATGGCCACATAAAGGCCGGCGATTCCAGATCCCAGGCGTTGCGCAAGACCAGGTCCGAAATCAAGGACCGCTATCCTAACCCGTTTTTCTGGGCGCCGTTCGTCCTGCATGGCGAGGGCTAG
- a CDS encoding adenylate/guanylate cyclase domain-containing protein, giving the protein MPIRPTAPPASEGFNPRLLELLRDTQSLAIATILAVTLAVALAATHLGWLAALDAWCHDAYHVLAGDRYEPSHTVIVSLDDASLEAFPDTPLVFWGPLYAKAISALVDAGALVVALDVHIGVTPTQWAGSFKADEGDLPLSLLDYDQPFDLALSGGKVILPADLTRNAEGVRLRLPAGEYVAALPSVEDGVGVTTLLRDADNVVRSMVSGYVMVRSEGDPASPGIWWSLSMQAVRRAFGDAASGVAAGMPPHRAPIAFCGPPGTIPRLSFASLLRPGGLSPQAAALVRGRAVFVGVEFEGSGDRLPTPYSFGLFRSGKRDMSNVEIHANVAETLLDPARLQVAPPWLGALFWLPFLVAAWGLTVRGALWRGAMGGLLLGLAGWWVGLAFFFWGILFPVAGLLVCLAGAFLGTSGLRLTRTERARARIRNLFGRYVSEQALALILKNGEEPPLGGAARPITVLFSDIRGFTKLSERLSPEQTLALLNDYLEQACEVVQRHGGMIDKFIGDAIMVLFGMPFANGNHARQAILAALELRDCAARFCESRAAEFDAKGLAPFHVGIGLHTGHAVVGNIGTSRRMEFTAIGDTVNLAARLEKQCKLLGWCIVASRATILAAGSGIRTGDEVDDLDISGRLGTVDVVEICGLDTPQGEGL; this is encoded by the coding sequence ATGCCAATCCGCCCGACCGCCCCCCCTGCGTCTGAGGGGTTCAATCCCAGGCTCCTGGAATTGCTTCGCGACACGCAGTCTTTGGCCATCGCAACGATCCTCGCCGTCACGCTCGCAGTGGCCCTGGCGGCGACGCATCTCGGCTGGCTGGCGGCCCTCGATGCCTGGTGCCATGACGCCTACCATGTGCTTGCGGGTGATCGATACGAGCCATCCCATACCGTGATCGTATCCCTTGACGACGCGTCCCTTGAGGCCTTCCCCGATACGCCCCTGGTCTTTTGGGGGCCGCTGTACGCCAAGGCCATCTCGGCGCTTGTGGACGCCGGAGCTCTGGTCGTCGCCCTGGATGTCCACATCGGCGTCACTCCGACCCAATGGGCGGGGAGCTTTAAGGCCGACGAAGGCGATCTGCCCCTTTCCCTGCTCGATTACGATCAGCCCTTCGACCTCGCGTTGTCCGGGGGCAAGGTCATCCTGCCAGCGGATCTCACTCGGAATGCGGAAGGGGTGCGACTGCGACTGCCAGCCGGGGAGTATGTGGCGGCCCTGCCCTCGGTGGAAGACGGCGTGGGGGTGACCACCCTGTTGCGCGATGCGGACAATGTCGTGCGGTCCATGGTCTCCGGCTATGTCATGGTCCGAAGCGAGGGCGACCCTGCCTCGCCGGGTATCTGGTGGAGTCTGTCAATGCAGGCGGTGCGGCGGGCCTTTGGCGATGCGGCGTCCGGAGTGGCGGCCGGGATGCCTCCGCACCGCGCCCCGATTGCCTTTTGCGGCCCGCCCGGAACCATCCCGCGGCTGTCTTTCGCCTCCCTGCTCCGGCCGGGGGGCCTGTCCCCCCAGGCGGCGGCGCTTGTCCGGGGCCGGGCGGTCTTCGTGGGGGTTGAGTTCGAAGGCTCCGGTGATCGCCTGCCCACGCCATATTCCTTCGGATTGTTCCGCTCGGGAAAACGGGACATGAGCAATGTGGAGATTCACGCCAACGTTGCGGAAACCCTCCTCGATCCGGCCCGGCTTCAGGTCGCGCCACCATGGCTTGGTGCATTGTTCTGGCTGCCTTTTCTCGTTGCGGCCTGGGGGTTGACCGTGCGCGGCGCCTTGTGGCGGGGAGCCATGGGGGGCTTGCTCCTCGGGTTGGCTGGGTGGTGGGTCGGCCTGGCGTTTTTTTTCTGGGGGATCCTTTTCCCGGTCGCCGGGCTGTTGGTGTGCTTGGCCGGGGCTTTTCTCGGCACGTCGGGACTGCGGTTGACGCGCACGGAGCGAGCCAGGGCCCGCATCCGGAATCTGTTCGGCAGATATGTTTCCGAGCAGGCCCTGGCGCTCATCCTCAAAAACGGCGAGGAACCTCCCCTGGGTGGCGCGGCACGTCCCATCACGGTTCTTTTTTCCGATATCCGGGGATTCACCAAGCTCAGCGAACGACTGTCCCCCGAGCAGACCCTGGCCTTGCTCAACGACTATCTGGAGCAGGCCTGCGAGGTCGTGCAGCGCCATGGCGGGATGATCGACAAATTTATCGGCGACGCCATCATGGTTCTCTTCGGTATGCCCTTTGCTAATGGGAATCATGCCAGGCAGGCCATCCTCGCCGCCCTGGAACTGCGCGACTGCGCCGCGCGGTTTTGCGAGTCCCGGGCCGCCGAGTTCGACGCCAAGGGGCTGGCTCCGTTCCATGTCGGCATCGGTCTGCATACGGGGCATGCCGTCGTGGGGAATATCGGGACGTCCCGGCGCATGGAGTTCACCGCCATCGGCGATACGGTCAACCTTGCCGCACGCCTGGAAAAGCAGTGCAAGCTGCTGGGGTGGTGCATCGTGGCCAGCCGGGCGACCATTCTGGCTGCGGGATCGGGCATCCGTACCGGGGACGAGGTGGACGATCTGGACATCTCGGGACGTCTGGGCACGGTCGATGTGGTGGAAATTTGCGGCCTGGACACGCCGCAGGGGGAAGGCTTGTGA
- a CDS encoding ABC transporter permease, translated as MAGTVRQIDAENTPGGAVRRAAPFFLSPEGLFFGLLMASVVVFVLWPIAAIFLQSVVIEGRLSLAEYIHLFTNEAGLLWNSVSVSALTTVLSMGLATGVALYLTHTRLPGKRLIFGVLMLSIIAPPFVSSLVYIMLFGRRGLITHQLLGLNIDPYGWQGVALMQTAGFTAMAALLILGVLHRVDRRLEHAAHDLGASSPRVLLGVTLPLAAPGLLVAAVVVFIRALSDFGTPIIIGGRFTALATQAYLNVVGLFNMPRAAAMSIILLLPALAAFLLYRRTLGRTNVLGAAPVLERAQDRIGLSPGTQWLLALTTWGFIGFELVKYATILCGAFTRTWGVDFTPTLGHLQALTADRMGSFFRSLHYSFTAGAVGAILGGVIAYVLVRKRPPGGKALDFIADLPYIIPGPFFGIAYILAFHNPPLALTGTAFIVVANCVYRQLPISIKAGMATLAQCRPETEAGARDLGARERHVLVDIVAPLMKPALLIAFINTFTSTMITIGAIIFLVSPDTKVLTVDMFAEIKRGRIGEAAVLANVIIVSVLAVNLLFSWLYLRRRKT; from the coding sequence GTGGCAGGAACGGTTCGCCAAATAGACGCGGAAAACACACCCGGCGGGGCGGTCAGGCGTGCCGCCCCGTTTTTTCTCTCGCCCGAAGGGCTGTTCTTCGGCCTGCTTATGGCGAGCGTGGTGGTGTTTGTCTTGTGGCCCATTGCGGCGATTTTTCTGCAAAGCGTGGTCATCGAAGGCCGACTGAGCCTTGCCGAGTACATCCATCTTTTCACCAACGAGGCCGGGCTGCTCTGGAACAGCGTGTCCGTGTCCGCGCTGACCACGGTGCTGTCCATGGGCCTGGCCACCGGCGTGGCCCTGTACCTGACCCACACCCGGCTGCCGGGCAAACGCCTGATCTTCGGCGTGCTCATGCTTTCCATCATCGCCCCGCCCTTCGTGTCGTCCCTGGTGTACATCATGCTCTTCGGGCGTCGCGGGCTCATCACCCACCAACTGCTGGGGCTCAACATCGACCCCTATGGGTGGCAGGGCGTGGCGCTCATGCAGACGGCCGGGTTCACGGCCATGGCGGCCCTGCTCATCCTGGGGGTGCTGCACCGGGTGGACCGCAGACTGGAGCATGCGGCGCACGACCTGGGGGCCTCGAGCCCCCGCGTGCTTTTGGGCGTCACCCTGCCCCTGGCGGCCCCCGGGCTGCTGGTGGCCGCCGTGGTGGTGTTCATCCGCGCCCTGTCCGATTTCGGCACACCGATCATCATCGGCGGGCGGTTCACGGCCCTGGCCACCCAGGCCTATCTGAACGTGGTGGGGCTTTTCAACATGCCCAGGGCCGCCGCCATGAGCATCATCCTGCTGCTTCCGGCCCTGGCGGCGTTTCTGCTCTACCGGCGCACCCTCGGGCGAACCAACGTCCTGGGCGCGGCCCCCGTGCTGGAGCGCGCCCAAGACCGCATCGGGCTTTCGCCAGGAACCCAGTGGCTTCTGGCCCTCACCACCTGGGGATTTATCGGTTTCGAGCTTGTGAAGTACGCCACCATCCTGTGCGGGGCCTTCACGCGAACCTGGGGGGTGGATTTCACCCCCACCCTGGGCCATCTCCAGGCCTTGACCGCCGACCGGATGGGCAGCTTCTTCCGCAGCCTGCATTATTCCTTCACCGCCGGGGCGGTCGGGGCCATCCTGGGCGGGGTCATCGCCTACGTGCTGGTGCGCAAGCGTCCACCCGGCGGCAAGGCCTTGGATTTCATCGCCGATTTGCCCTACATCATCCCCGGGCCGTTTTTCGGCATCGCCTATATCCTGGCCTTCCATAACCCCCCCCTGGCGTTGACCGGAACGGCCTTCATCGTGGTGGCCAACTGCGTCTACCGGCAGTTGCCCATCAGCATCAAGGCGGGCATGGCCACCCTTGCCCAGTGTCGGCCCGAGACGGAGGCCGGGGCGCGCGACCTGGGGGCCCGGGAGCGCCATGTCCTCGTGGACATCGTGGCCCCGCTCATGAAGCCCGCGCTGCTCATCGCCTTCATCAACACCTTCACCTCCACCATGATCACCATCGGGGCCATCATCTTCCTCGTCTCGCCGGACACCAAGGTGCTGACCGTGGACATGTTCGCCGAAATCAAGCGCGGCCGCATCGGCGAGGCCGCCGTCCTGGCCAACGTGATCATCGTCTCGGTGCTGGCCGTGAACCTGCTTTTTTCCTGGCTGTACCTACGCAGGAGGAAGACGTGA
- a CDS encoding PsbP-related protein, which yields MKKKRVLPALVAVTVVLLVVFTYEYIKTERVRFVSDDGKYEFEYPRSWKCEAAEGIVTLYNVANVNGYPENVTVVRSRMAPGWEAGFEESLAGQFAELNGKFTMLQTRQVTIHGKSVKIYVYSLSVNDKVLMNQIYIFQTGKESATVVTCSALEKEFSKAASQFENICNSFEFQT from the coding sequence ATGAAAAAAAAACGTGTTCTACCGGCGTTGGTTGCGGTTACAGTGGTATTGCTTGTGGTGTTCACCTATGAATATATCAAAACGGAACGTGTTAGGTTCGTCAGTGATGATGGAAAATATGAGTTTGAATATCCGAGGTCATGGAAGTGTGAGGCTGCGGAAGGAATCGTTACCTTGTACAACGTCGCCAATGTAAACGGATATCCGGAAAATGTGACTGTCGTGAGATCACGGATGGCCCCGGGATGGGAGGCTGGCTTCGAGGAATCCCTGGCCGGGCAGTTCGCGGAATTAAACGGGAAATTCACGATGTTGCAAACCAGGCAGGTGACCATACACGGGAAATCCGTTAAAATATATGTGTATTCCTTGTCGGTGAACGACAAGGTACTCATGAACCAGATTTATATTTTTCAGACGGGCAAGGAGAGCGCCACGGTGGTGACCTGCTCCGCGCTTGAAAAGGAATTTTCAAAAGCAGCAAGTCAGTTCGAGAATATATGTAATTCGTTTGAATTTCAGACATAA